One stretch of Falco naumanni isolate bFalNau1 chromosome 7, bFalNau1.pat, whole genome shotgun sequence DNA includes these proteins:
- the ZNF106 gene encoding zinc finger protein 106 isoform X2, which yields MVQERKCILCHIVYNSKKEMEEHMRSMLHHRELENLKGRDSNHECQVCRVTLVGLSAYAKHISSQLHKDNVDAHDRKEEEKEEAEEEYLDKELIQLIKQRKERNRQAESSCANQELECDDRRSQRRREERATYKEREAYDQSLWHHHNASQRDWKWEKDDYINPRQGKFSHSQRSLNINRHSLGPRGHSGWHQNVSGSSSNWRNYGNSGNVWHPSGRRGGTSNWHHGARERNSTWHSEGTGHFSSWNSKSYGGNWKSSPHGANGWNFGSSGDTYLVDPIKYNKERYAWQQQEKDIDVLPYRDRKNKSDLLDFTSDKLPSEGALDFGMLKQPEGKTSRVSGKSGSPSRDKMYRWTPYRSQKAAEQQPWSEDNVSKTPDKMDSVFMPLTDSAMKGEACEANVSLSRLKQEASSPSNVTSDHLDSCKVMKDCSSGEKPDRDDGRSSRMPSLKSPLLNITDIKLSSPKQDTNSLLKNVKLLLSSTSEEQNHLNALNLETNSVSSYSLNRHRACAGNLQDNTDVLGSNPEPVNNFSEAEQNPKDVQSNHSLQNTPLSSCKHTSNQNSEETGKASPKNEFRLDSLEDVSDDDLTVREKSEARVEKLCSSVSSCLPCDTPEGKPATSEKEGDEKPAASSVVSANLKDSAIQMGSTVSPLSGQDHLHVRLKTASQDGEGDEEHVKSHDHFEMEGFENPSDHELQKGGSQSLGLLLPDLSKLGLPASLQRDLTRHISLKSKVGTHLPEPNLNNARRIRNVSGHRRSETEKESGLKPTLRQILSASRRNVNWDQVIQQVTKKKQELGKGLPRFGIEMVPLVQNEQEGLELSEESDLSTLEGFQWEGISLAVPGSARKRSFSESSVIADRNPSAYSFFNEQAKMKESGQIVAASHSHHITSGYEARADIEADLKRKTSPLPLSPFMSERTETSGRSDSLQATSEATGLAKQDQESPEKRTPLLEKQNVLEISEENRPASNNASLFAVSNNIDAATDSSCTSGTEQNDSQGIGKKRRATGEGSSPEIPSLERKNKRRKIKGKKERSQVDQLLAISLREEELSKSLHSVDSSLLQARAALQAAYVEVQRFLVLKQQITMEMSTLRSQRIQILQGLQETYEPSELPEQLPCSILSERRNSKSQMTADLIPAGSFLPLLDTLSSSVSPLGASVHVSMPSPFQSSGITPTTPPDSTVQVKREPVSPKSSEENVNSVLQSSPCASRAGEVKQKDETSQKTSVYPVISETISLSELAACFQHTNQDVHKPAADRGKAGLPANLSPHSLSVFSKREINDTVTESFLLDQCSTPLVKHLILPETPMDKTPKLSAEPSEQQMATTVAPAEKGNRRRRKLRKKKTLRAAHVPENSDTEQDIIDSKPVRKVKGGKVPKGEKVTTSTPPRQEDGVAAQTARNKDENDSDASLELVEVPAPQCEVVDVGSSESGDEKPDSPSKRGSRNSVNQAVLEASCSGYDEVSSTSEIGTNYRDDGKRSVAETQTSISSLRGSKNSSEVSSEPGEDEEPTEGSFEGHLAAVNAIQIFGNLLYTCSADKTVCAYNLVSRKCVAVFEGHTSKVNCLLVTQTNGKNAALFTGSSDHTINCYSIKTKECMEQFKLEDRVLCLHSRWRILYAGLANGSVVTFSIKNNKQVDTFECHAPRAVSCLATAQEGARKLLVVGSYDCTISVRDARNGLLLRTLEGHSKTILCMKVVNDLVFSGSSDQSVHAHNIHTGELVRIYKGHNHAVTVVNILGKVMVTACLDKFVRVYELQSHDRLQVYGGHSDMIMCMTIHKSMIYTGCYDGSVRAVRLNLMQNYRCWWHGCSLIFGVVDHLKQHLLTDHTNPNFQTLKCRWKNCDAFFTSRKGSKQDAVGHIERHAEDDSRIDS from the exons ATGGTTCAAGAACGAAAATGCATATTATGTCATATTGTGTACAACTcaaaaaag GAGATGGAAGAACACATGAGAAGCATGCTTCACCACAGAGAACTTGAAAACCTGAAGGGAAG GGACAGTAACCATGAATGCCAGGTGTGCAGGGTGACCCTGGTGGGTTTGTCAGCATATGCCAAGCACATCTCCAGCCAGCTACACAAAGACAATGTTGATGCCCATgacaggaaagaggaagagaaagaagaggcagaagaagaaTACCTTGACAAAGAACTGATTCAACTAATCAAGCAAAGGAAGGAACGGAACCG GCAAGCTGAATCAAGCTGTGCAAATCAAGAATTAGAATGTGATGATAGGAGATCACAGAGAAGGCGAGAAGAAAGAGCTACttacaaagaaagagaagcttATGACCAGTCATTGTGGCATCATCATAATGCATCACAAAGGGACTGGAAATGGGAAAAGGATGATTATATTAACCCTAGACAAGGCAAATTTTCACACTCTCAGAGGAGCCTTAATATAAACAGACATTCACTTGGCCCAAGGGGACACTCTGGATGGCACCAGAATGTTTCAGGAAGCTCTTCAAATTGGCGTAACTATGGGAATTCTGGAAATGTTTGGCATCCAAGTGGGCGGAGAGGAGGAACATCAAACTGGCACCACGGTGCCAGGGAGAGAAATTCTACTTGGCACTCAGAAGGAACAGGTCATTTTTCTAGCTGGAATTCAAAGAGTTATGGAGGAAACTGGAAATCTAGTCCTCATGGTGCAAATGGCTGGAATTTTGGAAGCTCAGGAGATACATATTTGGTAGATCCTATTAAATATAATAAGGAAAGATAtgcatggcagcagcaggagaaagatATTGATGTTCTGCCATATAGAGATCGAAAAAATAAGAGTGACTTGCTTGATTTTACTAGTGATAAACTTCCTTCTGAGGGGGCATTGGATTTTGGTATGTTGAAGCAACCAGAAGGCAAAACTTCAAGAGTCAGTGGGAAAAGTGGCAGTCCTTCCAGAGATAAAATGTATCGCTGGACTCCTTACCGGTCccagaaagctgcagagcagcaaccATGGTCTGAAGATAATGTTTCTAAAACTCCAGATAAAATGGATTCTGTATTTATGCCTCTTACTGATTCAGCAATGAAGGGAGAAGCTTGTGAAGCCAATGTTAGTCTTTCAAGACTTAAACAAGAAGCATCTTCCCCTTCTAATGTAACCTCAGATCATCTTGATTCTTGCAAGGTAATGAAAGACTGTTCCAGTGGTGAAAAGCCTGACAGAGATGATGGCAGGAGTAGTAGGATGCCATCACTGAAGTCTCCTCTTCTGAATATCACAGATATAAAGTTATCTTCCCCAAAGCAAGACAcaaacagtcttttaaaaaatgtcaagcTCCTGTTATCCTCAACTAGTGAAGAGCAGAATCATTTGAATGCACTGAACTTGGAAACAAACAGTGTCTCCTCTTATTCATTGAACCGGCATCGTGCGTGTGCTGGTAACTTACAAGACAACACAGATGTGCTTGGTAGCAACCCAGAGCCTGTTAATAACTTCAGtgaagcagaacaaaaccccaaagatgTTCAGTCCAACCATTCCTTGCAAAATACTCCCTTAAGCTCTTGCAAGCATACAAGTAACCAGAATAGTGAAGAAACTGGGAAAGCATCACCAAAGAACGAGTTCAGACTAGATTCATTAGAAGATGTGAGCGATGATGATTTGACCGTACGTGAGAAGTCAGAAGCAAGAGTTGAAAAGTTGTGTTCTTCTGTTAGTTCTTGTTTACCCTGTGACACTCCAGAAGGTAAACCTGCCACCTCTGAAAAGGAAGGTGATGAAAAGCCAGCTGCTTCGAGTGTTGTTTCTGCCAATCTAAAAGATTCTGCGATTCAGATGGGATCCACAGTTTCTCCGTTGAGTGGTCAGGACCATTTGCACGTGCGTTTGAAAACTGCTTCACAGGATGGAGAAGGGGACGAAGAGCATGTCAAGTCACATGATCACTTTGAAATGGAAGGTTTTGAAAATCCTTCAGATCATGAGTTGCAAAAAGGAGGAAGCCAGTCATTAGGCCTCCTTCTTCCTGATTTAAGCAAACTTggcctccctgcctccctgcaaaGAGACTTGACACGACATATTAGTCTGAAGAGCAAAGTTGGGACACATCTTCCAGAGCCCAATCTCAATAATGCACGGCGTATTCGGAATGTGAGCGGCCATCGGAGAAGTGAGACAGAGAAGGAGTCAGGGCTAAAACCCACCCTTAGGCAGATTCTTAGTGCTTCCCGGAGAAATGTAAACTGGGATCAAGTCATCCAGCAGGtaacaaagaagaaacaggaacTTGGCAAAGGTTTACCAAG GTTTGGCATAGAAATGGTGCCTCTTGTTCAAAATGAGCAAGAGGGTCTAGAGCTCAGTGAAGAATCTGATCTGTCTACTCTAGAAGGATTCCAGTGGGAAGGGATTTCCTTAGCAGTTCCTGGCTCAGCCAGAAAACGtagcttttctgaaagcagtgtCATTGCAGACAGAAATCCTTCTGCTTATAGTTTCTTCAATGAACAAgccaaaatgaaagaaagtgGGCAAATAGTTGCAGCCAGCCACTCACATCACATAACATCTGGGTATGAGGCACGCGCTGACATTGAGGCTGACTTGAAACGGAAGACATCTCCTCTTCCTTTGTCACCATTTATGTCTGAAAGAACTGAGACTAGTGGAAGGAGTGACAGTCTACAGGCCACCTCTGAGGCCACAGGTCTCGCTAAACAAGACCAGGAGAGCCCAGAGAAGAGAACTCctcttcttgaaaaacaaaatgtactAGAAATCTCAGAAGAAAATCGTCCAGCTTCAAATAATGCTTCACTTTTTGCAGTGTCTAATAACATAGATGCAGCTACAGACAGTAGCTGCACATCTGGTACTGAGCAGAATGACAGCCAAGGAATTGGAAAGAAACGAAGAGCAACTGGA GAGGGGTCTTCGCCTGAAATCCCTAGtctagaaagaaagaataagagaagaaaaatcaaagggaaaaaag agcGTTCTCAGGTAGATCAGTTGTTGGCTATTTCGCTGAGGGAAGAAGAGTTAAGCAAGTCCCTGCACAGTGTGGACAGCAGTCTCTTGCAGGCTAGGGCTGCCCTGCAGGCTGCCTATGTTGAGGTTCAACGTTTCCTCGTATTAAAGCAACAG ATAACCATGGAAATGAGTACACTGAGAAGTCAGAGAATCCAGATCTTGCAGGGGTTACAAG AAACATATGAGCCTTCTGAACTGCCAGAGCAACTTCCCTGCAGCATCTTGAGTGAGAGAAGAAATAGCAAATCACAGATGACAGCTGACTTAATTCCTGCAGGCTCCTTCCTGCCCCTTTTGGACACTTTGTCGTCTTCTGTATCTCCACTGGGAGCTTCTGTTCATGTAAGCATGCCCTCACCATTCCAGTCTTCTGGCATCACACCTACCACTCCTCCTGACTCCACAGTACAAGTTAAACGAGAACCTGTGTCTCCAAAaagctcagaagaaaatgtgaattcaGTCCTCCAGAGCTCTCCATGTGCTTCCCGAGCAGGAGAGGTGAAGCAGAAGGATG agACCAGCCAGAAGACTTCAGTATATCCAGTTATCTCTGAAACCATATCCCTATCAGAGCTGGCAGCTTGTTTCCAACACACTAATCAAGATGTTCACAAGCCTGCTGCGGACAGGGGAAAGGCTGGACTTCCTGCAAACCTTTCTCCTCATTCACTGTCTGTTTTTagcaagagagaaataaatgatACGGTGACTGAAAGCTTTTTACTGGATCAGTGTAGCACTCCTCTTGTGAAGCATTTAATCCTTCCAGAAACGCCAATGgataaaacccccaaactgtCAGCAGAACCATCCGAGCAACAGATGGCAACCACTGTAGCcccagcagaaaaaggaaacaggaggaggagaaagttaaggaagaagaaaactctGAGGGCAGCCCACGTGCCAGAGAACAGTGATACAGAACAGGATATAATTGACTCTAAGCCTGTCCGGAAAGTCAAGGGTGGAAAGGTAcctaaaggagaaaaagttacTACATCCACTCCTCCAAGACAGGAAGATGGAGTTGCTGCtcaaacagcaagaaacaaagaTGAGAATGACAGTGATGCTTCTCTGGAACTAGTGGAAGTTCCAGCACCCCAGTGTGAGGTGGTTGACGTAGGTTCATCGGAGTCGGGCGACGAGAAACCAGACAGCCCATCAAAGAGGGGTTCACGCAACTCTGTGAATCAAGCAGTCCTAGAGGCGTCCTGCTCCGGTTATGATGAAGTGAGCTCTACCAGTGAGATTGGCACAAATTATAGGGATGACGGGAAAAGAAG TGTGGCTGAGACACAGACTTCCATATCATCACTAAGAGGATCAAAGAACTCATCAG AAGTGTCTTCAGAGCCAGGTGAGGATGAAGAACCAACAGAGGGAAGCTTTGAGGGACATCTGGCTGCAGTGAATGCTATTCAGATTTTTGGGAATTTGTTGTACACCTGCTCAGCAGACAAAACTGTTTGTGCCTACAATCTGGTA AGCAGGAAGTGTGTGGCTGTCTTTGAAGGACATACTTCAAAAGTGAACTGCCTCCTGGTCACTCAGACAAATGGGAAGAATGCTGCACTCTTCACTGGCTCAAGTGACCACACTATCAACTGCTACAGTATCAAG ACCAAGGAATGCATGGAACAGTTTAAATTAGAAGATCGAGTGCTCTGTTTACACAGTAGATGGCGGATCCTTTATGCAGGCCTTGCAAATGGCAGTGTGGTTACTTTCAGCATAAAG AACAACAAGCAGGTTGATACCTTTGAATGCCATGCTCCTAGAGCAGTGAGCTGTCTAGCCACAGCTCAGGAAGGAGCACGCAAGTTGTTGGTAGTGGGCTCCTATGACTGCACCATCAGTGTGCGAGATGCACGGAATGGGCTGCTTCTCAGAACCCTGGAGGGTCACAGCAAGACTATACTCTGCATGAAG gttGTGAATGATCTGGTATTCAGTGGCTCCAGTGATCAGTCTGTCCATGCTCACAACATTCAT ACTGGAGAGCTGGTACGGATCTATAAAGGTCATAACCATGCAGTAACGGTTGTGAACATTCTTGGGAAAGTGATGGTGACAGCATGTCTAGATAAATTTGTTCGTGTTTATGAACTACAG tCTCATGACCGCTTGCAAGTGTATGGAGGCCACAGCGATATGATCATGTGTATGACCATCCATAAGAGCATG atcTATACTGGATGCTATGATGGCAGTGTCAGAGCTGTGAGGCTTAATCTGATGCAGAATTATCGTTGCTGg TGGCATGGATGTTCATTGATCTTTGGAGTTGTGGATCATCTGAAACAACACTTGCTGACTGACCACACCAACCCTAATTTTCAGACCCTAAAATGTCGTTGGAAGAACTGTGATGCTTTCTTTACTTCCAGGAAGGGTTCCAAGCAG gatgCTGTAGGACACATTGAAAGACATGCCGAGGATGACAGCAGGATTGACTCATGA
- the ZNF106 gene encoding zinc finger protein 106 isoform X1, producing the protein MVQERKCILCHIVYNSKKEMEEHMRSMLHHRELENLKGRDSNHECQVCRVTLVGLSAYAKHISSQLHKDNVDAHDRKEEEKEEAEEEYLDKELIQLIKQRKERNRQAESSCANQELECDDRRSQRRREERATYKEREAYDQSLWHHHNASQRDWKWEKDDYINPRQGKFSHSQRSLNINRHSLGPRGHSGWHQNVSGSSSNWRNYGNSGNVWHPSGRRGGTSNWHHGARERNSTWHSEGTGHFSSWNSKSYGGNWKSSPHGANGWNFGSSGDTYLVDPIKYNKERYAWQQQEKDIDVLPYRDRKNKSDLLDFTSDKLPSEGALDFGMLKQPEGKTSRVSGKSGSPSRDKMYRWTPYRSQKAAEQQPWSEDNVSKTPDKMDSVFMPLTDSAMKGEACEANVSLSRLKQEASSPSNVTSDHLDSCKVMKDCSSGEKPDRDDGRSSRMPSLKSPLLNITDIKLSSPKQDTNSLLKNVKLLLSSTSEEQNHLNALNLETNSVSSYSLNRHRACAGNLQDNTDVLGSNPEPVNNFSEAEQNPKDVQSNHSLQNTPLSSCKHTSNQNSEETGKASPKNEFRLDSLEDVSDDDLTVREKSEARVEKLCSSVSSCLPCDTPEGKPATSEKEGDEKPAASSVVSANLKDSAIQMGSTVSPLSGQDHLHVRLKTASQDGEGDEEHVKSHDHFEMEGFENPSDHELQKGGSQSLGLLLPDLSKLGLPASLQRDLTRHISLKSKVGTHLPEPNLNNARRIRNVSGHRRSETEKESGLKPTLRQILSASRRNVNWDQVIQQVTKKKQELGKGLPRFGIEMVPLVQNEQEGLELSEESDLSTLEGFQWEGISLAVPGSARKRSFSESSVIADRNPSAYSFFNEQAKMKESGQIVAASHSHHITSGYEARADIEADLKRKTSPLPLSPFMSERTETSGRSDSLQATSEATGLAKQDQESPEKRTPLLEKQNVLEISEENRPASNNASLFAVSNNIDAATDSSCTSGTEQNDSQGIGKKRRATGEGSSPEIPSLERKNKRRKIKGKKERSQVDQLLAISLREEELSKSLHSVDSSLLQARAALQAAYVEVQRFLVLKQQITMEMSTLRSQRIQILQGLQETYEPSELPEQLPCSILSERRNSKSQMTADLIPAGSFLPLLDTLSSSVSPLGASVHVSMPSPFQSSGITPTTPPDSTVQVKREPVSPKSSEENVNSVLQSSPCASRAGEVKQKDEETSQKTSVYPVISETISLSELAACFQHTNQDVHKPAADRGKAGLPANLSPHSLSVFSKREINDTVTESFLLDQCSTPLVKHLILPETPMDKTPKLSAEPSEQQMATTVAPAEKGNRRRRKLRKKKTLRAAHVPENSDTEQDIIDSKPVRKVKGGKVPKGEKVTTSTPPRQEDGVAAQTARNKDENDSDASLELVEVPAPQCEVVDVGSSESGDEKPDSPSKRGSRNSVNQAVLEASCSGYDEVSSTSEIGTNYRDDGKRSVAETQTSISSLRGSKNSSEVSSEPGEDEEPTEGSFEGHLAAVNAIQIFGNLLYTCSADKTVCAYNLVSRKCVAVFEGHTSKVNCLLVTQTNGKNAALFTGSSDHTINCYSIKTKECMEQFKLEDRVLCLHSRWRILYAGLANGSVVTFSIKNNKQVDTFECHAPRAVSCLATAQEGARKLLVVGSYDCTISVRDARNGLLLRTLEGHSKTILCMKVVNDLVFSGSSDQSVHAHNIHTGELVRIYKGHNHAVTVVNILGKVMVTACLDKFVRVYELQSHDRLQVYGGHSDMIMCMTIHKSMIYTGCYDGSVRAVRLNLMQNYRCWWHGCSLIFGVVDHLKQHLLTDHTNPNFQTLKCRWKNCDAFFTSRKGSKQDAVGHIERHAEDDSRIDS; encoded by the exons ATGGTTCAAGAACGAAAATGCATATTATGTCATATTGTGTACAACTcaaaaaag GAGATGGAAGAACACATGAGAAGCATGCTTCACCACAGAGAACTTGAAAACCTGAAGGGAAG GGACAGTAACCATGAATGCCAGGTGTGCAGGGTGACCCTGGTGGGTTTGTCAGCATATGCCAAGCACATCTCCAGCCAGCTACACAAAGACAATGTTGATGCCCATgacaggaaagaggaagagaaagaagaggcagaagaagaaTACCTTGACAAAGAACTGATTCAACTAATCAAGCAAAGGAAGGAACGGAACCG GCAAGCTGAATCAAGCTGTGCAAATCAAGAATTAGAATGTGATGATAGGAGATCACAGAGAAGGCGAGAAGAAAGAGCTACttacaaagaaagagaagcttATGACCAGTCATTGTGGCATCATCATAATGCATCACAAAGGGACTGGAAATGGGAAAAGGATGATTATATTAACCCTAGACAAGGCAAATTTTCACACTCTCAGAGGAGCCTTAATATAAACAGACATTCACTTGGCCCAAGGGGACACTCTGGATGGCACCAGAATGTTTCAGGAAGCTCTTCAAATTGGCGTAACTATGGGAATTCTGGAAATGTTTGGCATCCAAGTGGGCGGAGAGGAGGAACATCAAACTGGCACCACGGTGCCAGGGAGAGAAATTCTACTTGGCACTCAGAAGGAACAGGTCATTTTTCTAGCTGGAATTCAAAGAGTTATGGAGGAAACTGGAAATCTAGTCCTCATGGTGCAAATGGCTGGAATTTTGGAAGCTCAGGAGATACATATTTGGTAGATCCTATTAAATATAATAAGGAAAGATAtgcatggcagcagcaggagaaagatATTGATGTTCTGCCATATAGAGATCGAAAAAATAAGAGTGACTTGCTTGATTTTACTAGTGATAAACTTCCTTCTGAGGGGGCATTGGATTTTGGTATGTTGAAGCAACCAGAAGGCAAAACTTCAAGAGTCAGTGGGAAAAGTGGCAGTCCTTCCAGAGATAAAATGTATCGCTGGACTCCTTACCGGTCccagaaagctgcagagcagcaaccATGGTCTGAAGATAATGTTTCTAAAACTCCAGATAAAATGGATTCTGTATTTATGCCTCTTACTGATTCAGCAATGAAGGGAGAAGCTTGTGAAGCCAATGTTAGTCTTTCAAGACTTAAACAAGAAGCATCTTCCCCTTCTAATGTAACCTCAGATCATCTTGATTCTTGCAAGGTAATGAAAGACTGTTCCAGTGGTGAAAAGCCTGACAGAGATGATGGCAGGAGTAGTAGGATGCCATCACTGAAGTCTCCTCTTCTGAATATCACAGATATAAAGTTATCTTCCCCAAAGCAAGACAcaaacagtcttttaaaaaatgtcaagcTCCTGTTATCCTCAACTAGTGAAGAGCAGAATCATTTGAATGCACTGAACTTGGAAACAAACAGTGTCTCCTCTTATTCATTGAACCGGCATCGTGCGTGTGCTGGTAACTTACAAGACAACACAGATGTGCTTGGTAGCAACCCAGAGCCTGTTAATAACTTCAGtgaagcagaacaaaaccccaaagatgTTCAGTCCAACCATTCCTTGCAAAATACTCCCTTAAGCTCTTGCAAGCATACAAGTAACCAGAATAGTGAAGAAACTGGGAAAGCATCACCAAAGAACGAGTTCAGACTAGATTCATTAGAAGATGTGAGCGATGATGATTTGACCGTACGTGAGAAGTCAGAAGCAAGAGTTGAAAAGTTGTGTTCTTCTGTTAGTTCTTGTTTACCCTGTGACACTCCAGAAGGTAAACCTGCCACCTCTGAAAAGGAAGGTGATGAAAAGCCAGCTGCTTCGAGTGTTGTTTCTGCCAATCTAAAAGATTCTGCGATTCAGATGGGATCCACAGTTTCTCCGTTGAGTGGTCAGGACCATTTGCACGTGCGTTTGAAAACTGCTTCACAGGATGGAGAAGGGGACGAAGAGCATGTCAAGTCACATGATCACTTTGAAATGGAAGGTTTTGAAAATCCTTCAGATCATGAGTTGCAAAAAGGAGGAAGCCAGTCATTAGGCCTCCTTCTTCCTGATTTAAGCAAACTTggcctccctgcctccctgcaaaGAGACTTGACACGACATATTAGTCTGAAGAGCAAAGTTGGGACACATCTTCCAGAGCCCAATCTCAATAATGCACGGCGTATTCGGAATGTGAGCGGCCATCGGAGAAGTGAGACAGAGAAGGAGTCAGGGCTAAAACCCACCCTTAGGCAGATTCTTAGTGCTTCCCGGAGAAATGTAAACTGGGATCAAGTCATCCAGCAGGtaacaaagaagaaacaggaacTTGGCAAAGGTTTACCAAG GTTTGGCATAGAAATGGTGCCTCTTGTTCAAAATGAGCAAGAGGGTCTAGAGCTCAGTGAAGAATCTGATCTGTCTACTCTAGAAGGATTCCAGTGGGAAGGGATTTCCTTAGCAGTTCCTGGCTCAGCCAGAAAACGtagcttttctgaaagcagtgtCATTGCAGACAGAAATCCTTCTGCTTATAGTTTCTTCAATGAACAAgccaaaatgaaagaaagtgGGCAAATAGTTGCAGCCAGCCACTCACATCACATAACATCTGGGTATGAGGCACGCGCTGACATTGAGGCTGACTTGAAACGGAAGACATCTCCTCTTCCTTTGTCACCATTTATGTCTGAAAGAACTGAGACTAGTGGAAGGAGTGACAGTCTACAGGCCACCTCTGAGGCCACAGGTCTCGCTAAACAAGACCAGGAGAGCCCAGAGAAGAGAACTCctcttcttgaaaaacaaaatgtactAGAAATCTCAGAAGAAAATCGTCCAGCTTCAAATAATGCTTCACTTTTTGCAGTGTCTAATAACATAGATGCAGCTACAGACAGTAGCTGCACATCTGGTACTGAGCAGAATGACAGCCAAGGAATTGGAAAGAAACGAAGAGCAACTGGA GAGGGGTCTTCGCCTGAAATCCCTAGtctagaaagaaagaataagagaagaaaaatcaaagggaaaaaag agcGTTCTCAGGTAGATCAGTTGTTGGCTATTTCGCTGAGGGAAGAAGAGTTAAGCAAGTCCCTGCACAGTGTGGACAGCAGTCTCTTGCAGGCTAGGGCTGCCCTGCAGGCTGCCTATGTTGAGGTTCAACGTTTCCTCGTATTAAAGCAACAG ATAACCATGGAAATGAGTACACTGAGAAGTCAGAGAATCCAGATCTTGCAGGGGTTACAAG AAACATATGAGCCTTCTGAACTGCCAGAGCAACTTCCCTGCAGCATCTTGAGTGAGAGAAGAAATAGCAAATCACAGATGACAGCTGACTTAATTCCTGCAGGCTCCTTCCTGCCCCTTTTGGACACTTTGTCGTCTTCTGTATCTCCACTGGGAGCTTCTGTTCATGTAAGCATGCCCTCACCATTCCAGTCTTCTGGCATCACACCTACCACTCCTCCTGACTCCACAGTACAAGTTAAACGAGAACCTGTGTCTCCAAAaagctcagaagaaaatgtgaattcaGTCCTCCAGAGCTCTCCATGTGCTTCCCGAGCAGGAGAGGTGAAGCAGAAGGATG aagagACCAGCCAGAAGACTTCAGTATATCCAGTTATCTCTGAAACCATATCCCTATCAGAGCTGGCAGCTTGTTTCCAACACACTAATCAAGATGTTCACAAGCCTGCTGCGGACAGGGGAAAGGCTGGACTTCCTGCAAACCTTTCTCCTCATTCACTGTCTGTTTTTagcaagagagaaataaatgatACGGTGACTGAAAGCTTTTTACTGGATCAGTGTAGCACTCCTCTTGTGAAGCATTTAATCCTTCCAGAAACGCCAATGgataaaacccccaaactgtCAGCAGAACCATCCGAGCAACAGATGGCAACCACTGTAGCcccagcagaaaaaggaaacaggaggaggagaaagttaaggaagaagaaaactctGAGGGCAGCCCACGTGCCAGAGAACAGTGATACAGAACAGGATATAATTGACTCTAAGCCTGTCCGGAAAGTCAAGGGTGGAAAGGTAcctaaaggagaaaaagttacTACATCCACTCCTCCAAGACAGGAAGATGGAGTTGCTGCtcaaacagcaagaaacaaagaTGAGAATGACAGTGATGCTTCTCTGGAACTAGTGGAAGTTCCAGCACCCCAGTGTGAGGTGGTTGACGTAGGTTCATCGGAGTCGGGCGACGAGAAACCAGACAGCCCATCAAAGAGGGGTTCACGCAACTCTGTGAATCAAGCAGTCCTAGAGGCGTCCTGCTCCGGTTATGATGAAGTGAGCTCTACCAGTGAGATTGGCACAAATTATAGGGATGACGGGAAAAGAAG TGTGGCTGAGACACAGACTTCCATATCATCACTAAGAGGATCAAAGAACTCATCAG AAGTGTCTTCAGAGCCAGGTGAGGATGAAGAACCAACAGAGGGAAGCTTTGAGGGACATCTGGCTGCAGTGAATGCTATTCAGATTTTTGGGAATTTGTTGTACACCTGCTCAGCAGACAAAACTGTTTGTGCCTACAATCTGGTA AGCAGGAAGTGTGTGGCTGTCTTTGAAGGACATACTTCAAAAGTGAACTGCCTCCTGGTCACTCAGACAAATGGGAAGAATGCTGCACTCTTCACTGGCTCAAGTGACCACACTATCAACTGCTACAGTATCAAG ACCAAGGAATGCATGGAACAGTTTAAATTAGAAGATCGAGTGCTCTGTTTACACAGTAGATGGCGGATCCTTTATGCAGGCCTTGCAAATGGCAGTGTGGTTACTTTCAGCATAAAG AACAACAAGCAGGTTGATACCTTTGAATGCCATGCTCCTAGAGCAGTGAGCTGTCTAGCCACAGCTCAGGAAGGAGCACGCAAGTTGTTGGTAGTGGGCTCCTATGACTGCACCATCAGTGTGCGAGATGCACGGAATGGGCTGCTTCTCAGAACCCTGGAGGGTCACAGCAAGACTATACTCTGCATGAAG gttGTGAATGATCTGGTATTCAGTGGCTCCAGTGATCAGTCTGTCCATGCTCACAACATTCAT ACTGGAGAGCTGGTACGGATCTATAAAGGTCATAACCATGCAGTAACGGTTGTGAACATTCTTGGGAAAGTGATGGTGACAGCATGTCTAGATAAATTTGTTCGTGTTTATGAACTACAG tCTCATGACCGCTTGCAAGTGTATGGAGGCCACAGCGATATGATCATGTGTATGACCATCCATAAGAGCATG atcTATACTGGATGCTATGATGGCAGTGTCAGAGCTGTGAGGCTTAATCTGATGCAGAATTATCGTTGCTGg TGGCATGGATGTTCATTGATCTTTGGAGTTGTGGATCATCTGAAACAACACTTGCTGACTGACCACACCAACCCTAATTTTCAGACCCTAAAATGTCGTTGGAAGAACTGTGATGCTTTCTTTACTTCCAGGAAGGGTTCCAAGCAG gatgCTGTAGGACACATTGAAAGACATGCCGAGGATGACAGCAGGATTGACTCATGA